The stretch of DNA CTTGACGCGGCCGCCGCGTTCGGTCACCCACAGTGCAGGGTGGTCCTCGCAGCCGAAGCGTGGGCGGACGTTCTCCACGTAGTCCTGGGCGGCGTCCACTGCCCAGTCCATGACCGACAGCACGTTCCGGCGTCGCGGCGGCTGCCCCCGTTTCGCCTTGCCGTAGCGCACGTTGAGCGTTCCGTACCGGCCGAACTGACGTGCCTTCGGATTGCGTCCGAAGTCGACCACGTCCAGCGTTGAGTGCGTTAGTGGCTGTTGTCGTTCGGATCTTGAGGGGCGCTGGTCGAACGGAGTCTCGGCCGAGGTGCCACAGCAAGACGGCTCTGGCAGCCGGATTGTCACGCTCTCGGAGCACGCGGGGAGTTTTGGGGAGCGACGAGTGCGGAGCGTGGTCGAATACCTGAGTGCGGTCGGGCGTGGATCCCGGCAGGATGGGCGGATGGAGCAACCTCTTGATGTGCCCGAACTCGCTGCGGGTGAAGGTTTCACACTGCGACCGTGGCGGTTGTCGGACCTTGACCTCGTCCGTGAAGCGGCAGAGGACGATCACATTCCGTTGATCACGACGGTGCCTTCGCTGTTCTCCGACGCGGAGGGCGTCGCGTTCGTCGAGCGGCAGTGGGAGCGGGCCACCACCAGGGCTGGGTACTCGTTCGTCATCGTCAATCCTGCCGGTGAGCCGGTCGGCAACATGGGGCTGTGGCTCAAGGACCTGGGGCAGGGCCGCGCGTCACTTGGCTACTGGGTCGTCAAGTCAGCCCGAGGTCGGGGTGCTGCCGGGATCGCGCTCGAGGCAGTTGCCGGCTGGGCTCGGCGGGAACTGCGCATTCCCCGGCTGGAGCTCTATGTGGAGCCGTGGAACAGCGCTTCCATGCGGACCGCAGAGCGCGTCGGTTTCCAACGCGAGGGCCTGATGAGGAGCTGGCAGCAGGTCGGGGCCGAGCGTCGGGACATGTTCATGTACTCGCTGCTGAGCGACGGGCAGTGACGCCCCTGGTCCAGCCGTCGCATCGGCGGGACCAGGGTGATCGGTGAGGGCAAGCGTGCCGGGCGTGAGTCTCGATCGGGTGGTTGTGACGGGCGCTGTGCATGAGAGCAGACGCCTCAGGTAGCTCGGAGGGTGTCGAAGTCAATCTTCCGGGAGGCCCTGTTGCCGCATTCCTACGGCGGCGCCGCGGCGGGGTCCAGTTCGGCCACCCTGGCGTGTGACTGTCTGGCTCACCGATTCGGGAACGCCGGCGACCACGGGATGCGCGAACGCCGCTACCCGACCGACATGTCCAACGTCGAGTGGGCGCTGGCACGGCCGTTGCTGCCCGTGCCGGGTTGGCTACGCGGCCGGGGCGGCCAGCCTGAAGCCTACTGCCACCGAGCGATATTGGACGCGATCCGCTACCTGGTCGACAACGGCACGAAGTGGAGGGCCATCCCGGGCGACTTCCCGCCGTGGGATCGGGTCTACGCGTTCTTCCGGCGCTGGCGCGACCACGGCCTGGTCCGAGAGTTCCACGATCGGCTCCGCCGCCGAGTGCGCGAGCAGGCCGGGCGGGATCCGGAGCCGAGCGCGGGCGTGATCGACTCCCAGTCGGTCAAGGCCGACGCCGTCGTCGGCGCAGACAGCCGCGGCTTCGACGGCGGCAAGTTGATCAATGGCCGCAAGCGGCACGTCGTGGTCGACACCCTCGGCCTGCTGCTCGCGGTGATGGTCACCGCCGCGGACGTCGGCGACCGAGCCGCCGCCCAGAAGCTGCTCGCCCAGGTCGCGGCCGCGCACCACTGGCTGGCCCTGGTCTGGGCCGACGGCGGCTATACCGGCAGCCTCGTCGAGTACAGCCTCGCGGTCCTCTCCGTAGTCCTCGCAATCGTCAGGCGCAGCGACGACATGCGCGGTTTCGTGGTGCTGCCGAAGAGGTGGATCGTGGAGAGGTGCTTCGCTCACTTGATGCGAAGCCGCCGCCTCGTGCGCGACTTCGAGCGCTCCACCGGCAGCGCGGAGGCGATGGTCTACTGGTCGATGACGACGCTCATGACCCGGCGCCTTGCCCAGCCACGTCCTTCGCGAGCGTGAACTTGCCCGGCGCCGACTCGACCAGCCAGCCCCGGGCCACCAGCCGCTTCGCCTTCGACCGCAAGGCTTCCACCTTCCCCGGCACCGGGTCCAGGCCGAAGCAGGCCGCCATCTCCTGGCATGTCAGCGGGCCTTGACCGAGCCGGTTGCGGTCCGCGAGGGCTTGCAGGATGCGTTGGTAGTCCACCGACAGCGCCGACCAGGACAGTCCTGCGCGCCGCATCGGCACCGCGGACTTCGGCTTCGCCGCACCCGCCGACTCGGAGCGAACCGGCTGCCCGTCGGAATGGCGCTGGTTCTCGGACGCGGAGGCGTCGTCATCCGGGCTCAGCACCTCGCCGACGCGCGAGCGGGCGATGACCCACTCCTTCCACTCCCGCTCGGCCACATCCAGCTCGGCGTGGATGCGGTCGACCTCCTCCCGCAGCGCGTCCACCCGACGGCGAGCAGTGAGCTCACGCTGTTCCAGCAGTCCGACGACCGACGGCATCCCCGACCTCCACGCGAGTGACAACACGACACGTCACCACTCCCACGGGGCCGCTGGCCCTATACCTGACCAGCGGAAACACAGCTATCACGGCCGGAAAGACAACAACTACTCAAGCTGTCCAGGTCAGCGGGGGAACCTCAAACGCTGGTATCAGGAGCATCTCGCACCGCTCCAGATCGACGCGGAAGCTAAGTCCGTACGCCGTCTCGCGGCCGTCCTCCTTGTCCAACAGGCTTCTGGCAGGGCGCAGGGTGATGCCGCAGACTTCCTCGGCATCAACCCTGCCGGAGGCCAGTTCGTGGCCACGGGCACGCTCCTGCGGTGGCTCAGAGATGGGCAGAATGCCTTCAACGCCGCTCTGCACGACCTGGCCGAGGAACTCGACCGCGCGACAGACCCCACCAACTACCAGCGCCGGCGCGAGGTGCTGCGAAGCTGGTCCCTGTCATCCGAGATCTGGAACGAGATCATCACCAGGCTTCCGCCCGTCCCAGGGCCCGTTCGCCCCAACCTGGACGACCGAGTACGCCAGGAAGCGTCCGCGTTCGTCTGGGCCTATGTCACCGGCGGCGAGCCGCTCTTCGCGCCACGGCACGTCGAAGCCGAACAGCCCCCGGAGGTTCGCCAAGTCTGGCGGGAGCGCCGGGCGAACACCTGGTTCCAGCTCTCCCGTCCCGACGCTCTGAACCACTACACGGCCCTACGCAGGCTCCTCTGTCAGCATGGCGATGCCCTTATCGAGAAGATCGAATCGGGCACCAGCACGCCCATCCGCTAGGTTCTGTCCGCTCCGCCGACGGCGCCCAGCCGCACCCGGTGACGCTGGAGGTCGACCTCGGCGACCTTCACCGTGATCAGCTGGCCCTCATCGACAAGCTGATCCGGAGTCTCGGTCGGCTCGTCAGTCAGCTCAGAGAGATGCAGGAACTCGACAACGTCAGGGGCAAGCTGCACGAACACGCCAAAGGGAACGATCTTGGTGATCGGCCCGGTGAGGATTCGGCTGGCCTGATCCGCGAACCGAATGAGTGGATCTTCCTGCAGAGCCTTCAAGGAGAGCGTGACCTGACCAGAGCGCGTCTCGGCGGTGATCACCTCAGCGGTGATCCGCTGGCCGGCTTCGACTGCCTCGGAGGGGTGGTTGATCCAGCCCCACGTCAGGTCCGGCACCCGAATGAAGCCGGTGCACAGGCCCTCGGGTTCGCCGTCGACGTGAACGAAGACCCCGAAGTTGTGAACCTCGGAGACCGTCCCGGTGACGACCTGCCCGCGTTCGAGCGCGAGGAGGAAGGACCGCAGGGCCGGGATCTCGCACGCCCTGGCGGAGAGGTGAAGCTGCCCTTCGCGCCAACGCCCGATTTCTTCGGCATCGATCTCCTGGCCGACCTCAAACAGCGCGGATGGATGCTCGATCCGACGCATCGACGCTTCATGCAGAGGAATCCGACCGATCTCGGTCGCTTCTCCTTCGGCATCCACGAGCTGCACCAGGATGTCCGCTCCGTCGAATCCGATGACCTTCACCGTTCTCACAACCCCCGGCCGGAGCTGGTTGATCAAGGACTGCAGGCGAGGGTCAGGGGTTGGCTCGGACATGGAGGTGAGCCTAGTCGGGGCCAACCGCAGACGACAGATTCCGTGCTGACACGACAGCTAGCCTGCTGAGTCACAGCGGCAACTGACCGGCCTTCGGGACAGATGGCTTCAGTGACGCCGGCAGGTGACAACTATCGTGCTTCGGCACACGGTGCCCCGGGTGCCGGCTGCGGCGGGACGGCGGATGGTGAGAATCGACCAGTGGATGGCGAACCGGACCCACTCGCGCGGCGGCGCCCCAGGTCTAGCGTCGGGGCCATGGACGATGAACGGATTCTGCTCGACTCAGTCCGGATGGCCCGGTTCGTGGCCCGTGGATCGCTCCGGCTGGACGCGGTGGTGCCGGCCGAGCTGAACGCCGAGGCGTTGGCGGTGCTGCCGCGGGGGGTGCCGTCGGCCCCGTACGGGACGCCTCTGTCGCAGGCGTACGCCCCGGACTCGTTCACCGCCAGGCTGCTGGCGGTGCCGCAGGTCGAAGGCGCACTGCGCAGCCTGGTCGGCCCCGAGCCGCTGGTGGACCACCACGCCGTGCACGTGCGCGAGCCCCGGGGCGGGGAGGCGCAGCCGCTGCACGCGGACGCCATCATCGACGTCCGGCCGGACGCCTTCGACGTACAGCTGATGTACTACCCGCACGAGGTGACGCTGGAGATGGGCGGCACCCTCAGCGTGCCCGGCAGCCACCTGCGCCGGATCAACGAGACGGACACCGGCCGCTACCAGAACCTGCGCGGGCAGGACCGGCTGGTCTGCCCGGCCGGGACGGTGGTGTTCCTGCACCACGGCCTCTGGCACGGCGGTCGCCGCAACGACAGCGGCACGACCCGCTACATGTACAAGATCCGCTTCAATCCGACGGTCCGTCAGCGACTGCTGTGGGACACCTCGGACCTGGACGACCCGCGGGTGGTTGCCGAACTGGACGTCGGGTTCCCCTGGTACGAACAGGCCACCGGGCGGCTGGAGCGCTACAACCGCACCTTGTTGTGGCGGGAGCTGACCGGCGATCCCGACTTCGACCTCGACAACTGGGTGACCAGGGTCTCCAACCGGCCCCAGGGGGTGACGGCATGACGGCCGACCCGGCAACCGTCCCCGCGTCTGCCCCCGCTCGCGATTCCGTGCTCCGGCAGCGGGTGCTGGTGCTGTACCTGCTCACCTCCGCGCTGGACTCGGAGGTGCTCGGCTGGTCGCAGTACGACGGCACCGGCCGCACCTCGCCGACCACCGGCGACGGTGCGGAGCCGCCCTACTCGACCGGGCTCGACGCCCTCAAGGACGGCTGGCGGCTGATCCAGGCCGCCCAGCTGCTTCCGCCCCACCCGGGGCACGAGTACGAAGTCTCCTTCCTCAAGCACGAGTTCTTCTTCGAGCGGATCGAGCGGATCGACCAGGTCGAGAGGCCCCCGGCCGGGGAGTGAGGGAGTGCGGGGTGGCCGACCGCCGGGGCGGGGCCTCGGCGGCCGGCGGCTTGGGTTGCACAACTCTTGAAGTACGGGCGACATATGTGTCAGTCTCATTTCGCTCTGTTAACGCTAACAGTCAACTCCCGGCTGCGGACATCGGAGTTGACCAGCGATTCCGTGGCCGCCGCGCCGCGAATGAGACCGATTCATCCGGTCATGAGTTGTCAGACCAAGCCCGGATTCAAGGAGGCTCCGATGCACCACCGCACGCCCTCCGCCGCTCCCGGCTCACGCCTGAGCAGGCCGGCCGCCGTGTTGCTCCTGGTCCTCGCGCTGGCGACGGCACTGCTCGGCGGCCCGGCCGTCGCGAGCGGGGCCGTCGCGGGGGCGGGCCCCGCCGCTACCCGCCCAGCCGCCGTGGCCCCGCTGCCCTGCGACCTCTACGCGAGCGGCGGTGCGCCCTGCATCGCCGCCCATGCCACCACCCGGGCGCTGTTCGCGGGGTACAACGGCCCGCTGTACCAGGTCCAGCGCGGCTCCGACCACGCCTACAAGGACGTGGGCCTGCTCACGGTCGGCGGCTACGCCGACGCCTCGGTCCAGACCTCGTTCTGCGCCGGTACGTCCTGCACGATCACCAAGATCTACGACCAGACCAGTCACCACAACGACCTGTCCATCTCGTGGGGCGGCTACTGGAAGGGCCCGGGCCCGAACGGCGCCGACGTCGGTGCCGACGCCTCGGCGCTGCCCGTCACGGCCGGCGGGCACCAGGTGTTCGGTGTGAAGGTCACGCAAGGCGTGGGCTACCGCATCGACCACGCCGACGGCGCCCCCACCGGCTCCCAGCCCGAGGGCATCTACCTGGTGACCTCCTCGGACTTCACCAACCAGTGGTGCTGCTTCGACTACGGGAGCGGCGAGAACAGCCACACCGACACCGGCAACGCCACCATGAACGCCATCTACTGGGGCAACGCCTGCTGGTTCGGCGGCTGCACCGGTACCGGCCCGTGGGTCGAGGCCGACCTGGAGAACGGCATGTTCCACACCGGCAGCGGCTCCAACAAGGACCCCGGCAACCAGGGCGTCCACTTCCCGTTCGTCAGCGCGATGGAGAAGAACAACGGGACCAGCAACTTCACGCTGAAGTACGGGAACGCCGCGAGCGGCGGGCTCACCACCCCCTACTCCGGTGCCCTGCCGGGTGGTTACTCGCCGATGAAGACCGACAGCTCCCTGCTGCTCGGCACCGGCGGCGACAACAGCGTCTCCGGCCAGGGCGAGTTCTTCGAGGGCGCGATCACGGCGGGCTTCCCCACGGACGCCACCGAGAACTCGGTGCAGGCGAGCATCACCTCGGCCGGGTACGGCAGTTCGGGATCCGGAGGCACCGCCGCCCCGCTGCGCAGCAGCAGCGCCAACCGCTGCCTGGACGTCCCGAACCTCAGCCAGACCAACGGCACCCAGACCCAGCTGTGGGACTGCAGCGGTGGCACCAACCAGCAGTGGACGCCCACCGCCGCCAAGGAGTTGCGGGTCTACGGCGGCAAGTGCCTGGACGCCGAGGCCAAGGGCACGGCGAACGGCACCAAGGCGATCATCTGGGACTGCAACGGCCAGACCAACCAGCAGTGGAACCTCAACGCCGACGGCACCGTCACCAGCGTGCAGTCGGGCCTCTGCCTGGACGTCAGCGCCTACGGCACCGCGAACGGCACCCTGATCCAGCTCTGGCAGTGCACCGGTGCCGGCAACCAGAAGTGGTCCCGTAGTTGAGCTGAGCAGCCGAGAGCAGCCGAGAGCAGCCGAGCACTCGAGCAGCGTCTCCACCCTGGCCCACCCCCGTGCGAGGAGAGAGCGACCCCGTGAAACCACCCACCCACCGCAGCACCCCGGCCTCCGGCCGCCTCACCCGAGGGGCCCTCGTCGCGGCCCTGGCCGTCGCCGGCTTCGCGGCCGCGCCCGTCGCGGCCTCGCAGGCGGCCACCACGACCACCCTGTTCGTCTCGCCGACCGGCAGTGGCACCGCCTGCTCCGCCTCGGCCCCCTGTTCGCTGGCCCAGGCGAAGAGCTCCGTGGAGGCCGTCAACGGCAGCATGACCGGCGACATCTCCGTCCAACTGGCTGGCGGCACCTATCGGTTGACCGCTCCACTCAGGCTCGGCAGCGCGGACTCCGGCAGCAACGGCCACCAGGTGGTCTGGCAGGCTGCCCCCGGGGCCAACCCGGTGCTGTCCGGCGGCCAGCAGGTGATCGGCTGGACCTTGAAGGACGCCACGAACAACATCTACGCGGCGACCGTCCCCACCGGCACCGACTCACGGCAGCTGTACGTCGACGGAATGCTGGCGCCACGGGCCGCGATCACCGTCTCGCGGAACGACGTGAACATCACCGCCGCCGGGTTGACCATCGTCAACCCGGCGCTGAACTACCTCGCTTCGCTGCCGCAGCAGAACCGGATCGAGCTGGAGAGCCAGAACTCCTTCACCGACCGCTTCGCCCCGGTGCAGTCGATCAGCGGCACCACCGTCACCATGCAGCAGCCGGCCTGGAACAACAACAACTGGGGCTACGACACCCTGTTCAAGCCGTTCGCCGGCGGTTCGCTGCAACTGGAGAACTCCTACGCCTTCCTGAACACCGCGGGGCAGTGGTACCTGGACCCGTCGGCGGGCCAGCTGTACTACAAGGCCCCGGCGGGCTGGCAGGCCGGGGCGCACGACATCGAACTGCCCCGGCTGACCTCGCTGGTGCAGATCGGCGGCAGCAGTTACAGCAGCCCCGCGCACGACATCACCTTCCAGGGCATCGGCTTCAGCCACACCACCTGGCTGCAGCCGGGGACGAACACCGGCTACGCCGACCAGCAGAGCGGGGCGTTCCTGGGGAGCGCCTTCACCCAGCCCGCCGACTTCATGACCTCCTGCCAGTCGGGGTGCCAGCTCTTCGAGGCGACCCGCAACGGCTGGAGCCAGGTGCCGGCCGCGGTGCAGGTCTCGGCGGCCTCGGCCATCACCTTCGCCGGGAACACCTTCGCGCACCTGGGCCAGGTGGGTCTCGGCATCGGCAACGACGCCGACGCGCACGCCACGGGCGTCGGGCTCGGCGCGTCCGGCATCACGGTCTCGGGCAACACCTTCACCGACGACTCCGGCGCGGGCATCGTGGTCGGTGGCGTGCGGCCCGACGCCCACCACCCCTCCGACGCGGCGATGACGAACCAGAACATCACCATCCAGTCGAACCGGATCAGCGATGTCGCCAAGGACTACAAGGACATGGCCGGGATCCTCTCGACCTACGTCACGCACGCCGTGATCACCCACAACGAGGTGTCCGACCTCGCCTACGACGGCATCGACGTCGGCTGGGGCTGGGGCGCCAACGACGCGGGCGGCAGCCAGGACTACCGCAACCGGGGCCTCTACAACTACCAGCCCGTCTACACCACGGCGACGACCCTGAAGAACACCGTCATCAGCTACAACAAGGTGCACGGCACCAAGAAGGTGTTCCACGACGGCGGCAGCATCTACACGCTGTCCGCCGACCCGGGGACGAGCATCGACCACAACTACGTCTACGACAACAGGAACACCGTCGGCCTCTACCTCGACGAGGGATCCCGGTCCGAGGCCCTGAGCAGCAACGTGGTCCAGGACTCCGGCGTGTGGGCGTTCACCAACGCGAGCGGGAGCAACAACACCAACGACAACACTTTCTCCGGTAACTGGTACAACGGGGGCGCCACCCAGGTCGCCACCGGAGCACCGCACAACAACGTGCTCACCGGTAACGTCCAGGTCAGCGGCACCAGTTGGCCGTCCGGGGCGCAGCAGGTGATCGCCCAGGCGGGTGTCACGGGCGGCAGCACCGGGGCGGTGCACGCGGTCGGCGCCGGCAGGTGCCTGGACGTGCCGAACGGGTCGACCACGCTCGGGACCCAGACCGAGGTCTGGGACTGCAACGGCCAGGGCAACCAGACCTTCACCCGCACCGCGAACGGCGAGCTGACGGTCTACAGCGGCTCCGGCCTGCTCTGCCTGGACGCCTACGGCAAGGGCACCACCAACGGCACCAAGGTCGCGATCTGGAGCTGCAACGGGCAGACCAACCAGCAGTGGACCTTCAACGCCGACGGCACCGTCACCGGCGTCCAGTCCGGGCTCTGCCTGGACGTGGCCGGCGCCGCCACCGGCAACGGCACCCTGGTCCAACTCTGGTCCTGCACCGGCCAGTCCAACCAGCAGTGGACGCTCTCCTGAGGATTCCCGCCGGAGACTGACAAGCCTCGGGGCCGGTCCCAGCACCCGCTGGGACCGGCCCCGAGGCCTTGTTCAACTGCGCAGGGTCCACTTCTGGTTGCCGGCGCCCGAGCAGGCCCAGAGCTGGAGCTGCGTGCCGTTCGCCGTGCCCGTGCCGGTGGCGTCCAGGCAGAGGCCCGACTGCACGCCCCTGATCGAGCCGTCGGCGTTGAGGTTCCACTGCTGGTTGGTGCCGCCGTTGCAGTCCCAGATCACCACGGGGGTGCCGTCGACGGTGCCCTTGCCCGAGGCGTCCAGGCACTTGGTGCCGTAGACCGTGAGCTGCTTGCTCGCGGTGGCGGTCCACCGCTGGTTGGTCTGGCCGTTGCAGTCCCACAGCTGGGCCTGGGTGCCGTTGGTCTGGCTGCTGTTCGGGACGTCGGCGCAGCGGCCGGAGGCCTGGCCCACGATCTGCCGGCCGGCGGGCGGCGGGGGAGTGGTGCCGGAGCCGAACTGGCCGAAGAACTTCCAGACCTCACCGGAGGTCCAGGTGTGCCAGCCGTCGCAGGTGCACCCGTCGATCGGGCCGGGATCGTGGCCCGCCCCGTCGAAGGCGGCCCACACGACCGGGTAGCCGGACTTGCAGCCCGAGTAGGCGGTGACGGTGTGGGTCAGACTGCCGGACGCCGGCTCGGGCGGACTCTGCGGGGTGCAGCCGTTGTTCCGGACGAACTGGTCGCGCAGGGAGCGTCCGAGGGAGATCGGCAGGACGTCGTCCCGCAGGCCGTGCAGCCCCATGTACGCGATCGACTGGGTGCCGCCGTCGCATCCACTGAGGTTCGCGCCGGAGTACACCGCGACCGCGCGGAAGACCGTCGGACGGGCGCAGGCGAGCTCGTAGCTCATCGCACCGCCGTAGCTGAAACCGGCGGAGAAGAGCTGGGTGGTGTCGATGCACAGGCCGCCCTCGAGCTGCCGGGTCAGGTCGTCGATGAAAGTGACGTCCTGGCCGCCCGAGTTGGCCCAGCCGTTGTCGAAGCCCTGCGGCGCGACGAAGACGGTGCCGTTGTTGTCGGCGTCGGCCAGCTTCCGGAGCCCGTAGTAGGACCAGTTGTAGCCGTCGGTGCCGCCGGAGTCGACGTCGCTCGCGGTGCCGCCGCGCCAGTGGAGGCCGAAGACCAGCCGGTAGGCGCGGTTCTGGTCGTAGCCTGCGGGGACTCGCAGGATGTAGCTGCGGGTCTGGCCGCTGCTGGTGAGGGTGTGGGCGCCGCTCGCCAGCGGTGCCTTCCCGCAGCCGGCGGTGCCGGCCGCCGCTACGGCGGGACTGGCCGGAGCGGCGCCGGCGCGAGGGCCGGTGCCGAGCGCCATGGTGAGCGCGGTCGTGAGGACGACCAACGCGGTGAGGACGGGGGTGAGTCGGGACCTGCGTTTCATCGGCTCTGCCTTCGCTGTGGGTGGACAGGAGGTGAGGTGCCGGCCGGCGGGGCGTCCGCCGGCCGGCTGAAACGGGTGCGGAGAAAGGGTCCTGGCTGTCCGTCAGCTCCAGGGAGCCGCGGTGAGCCAGCTGGTGTCCTGGGCCCAGGAGGTGGTGGCGTCCCAGGCGTTGGCCCCGCCGTTGGCGGCGATGTAGGCCGTGTAGTTGTAGTGGCGGAGGTACTTGGTCGGGTAGTTGGCGGACTGGAAGGAGGTGCCGGTGCCGCTGTTGCCCGGGGCGGTGCAGAAGGTGGCGTCCTGGGCGAAGTTGCCGCCACCGTCGTCGGCTTGCAGGTGCAGCTGGAAGTTGTAGTGGCGCAGGAAGCGGCCGGGCTGGTTGGCGGATTCGAAGGTCAGGCAGGAGCTGTTGGCCAGCCCGGCGCGGACGATCCAGCTGGCGTCGGCCTTGTCGGTGGCCGAACTGGCCGCACTGATGGGCGAGATGACCACCTTGTCGTCGGCGTCGTCGTGCCGCAGGTAGTCGCCGGTGCAGCAGGGGGCGGTGGTGGCCTGGAGGGAGACCCGGGAGCCGGGGGTGAGCGAGCCGGTGCCGGTCGATCCGCCGGCGTAGCCGGCGGCGGTGATGTTGGCCTGGACGGCGTTCTCGGTGGCGTCCGAGGGGTAGCCGGAGGTCATGACGCCCTCGTAGAAGGTGCCGGCCGAGCCGTTGCTGTTGTCGCCGCCGATGCCGAGGATGATGGCGCCCTCCTTGTGCATCGGGTTGTAGCCGGAGGCGTTGGGGCGCACGCCGCTGTAGTCGGTGGCCAGGCCGCCCGACTGCGCGTTGCCGGAGCGGATCGCCCACTGGCCCGGGCCGCCCTTGACGGCGGCGGTGACGAACCGGTCGCCGATCGAGGGGTCGCCCGCGTTGAAGCGGGTGTTGGCGCCGGAGAAGAGGCCATTCTCCAGGTCGGCCATCACCCAGGGGCCGTTGCCGCTGCCGTAGCCCCAGACCTTGCTGTTGCCGAAGTAGATGGCCTCCATGTGACCGTTGCCGGTGTCGGTGCTGCTGGTCTCGGCGTTGCCGTAGTCGAAGCAGCAGCCGCCGTTGAAGTGCGTGCCGTCGAGGATCGCGTACATGCCCTCGGGCTGGTCGCCGGTGGCGATGCCGTTGGTGTGGTTGTTGCGGTAGCCGGTGCCGGGGGCCACGTACACGCCGTACGCCTTGTGCCCGCCGACGGTGACCGGCGCCTCGACGGCGTTGGCCAGGTTGTCGTTGCCGCCCGCGGCCGGGCCGGAGAAGGCGCCCTTGGGGGCCTGGGTGAGGTGGTTGCCCTTGCCTGACTGGTCGTAGAGGACGGTGATGACGCAGCTGGTGGCCGCGCAGAAGGCGTCCTGCTGCGCGGCGTCGGCGTATCCGCCGGTGCTGAGCAGGCCGATGTCCTTGGTCGCGCCGTCGGAGGCGCGCATGACCTGGTAGAGCGGGCCGTTGTAGGCCGCGTACAGGGCTCGGGTGGTGGAGTGCGCGGCGACGCACGGGGTGTTGCCCGCGGCGTAGATGTCGCACGGCGCCTGGGTGGCGGCCTGGGAGGTGCCGGCCGTGGCGGTGAGCAGGCCGGCGGCGAGCACGGCGGTGCTGCCGGTGGCGAGCAGCGCGCGGGCGGCACGGCGGAGCCAGGGGGGTTTGGTCATGAGGTTGTACCCCTTCACGTGGGTGGGCGTGAGGTGAGCGTCTGACAACTCCGGCGCTCTGCGCCTGGATTACTGTTAGCGTCAACAGAGTCTTGTTAGCGCTCACATGATGCAGAAGTGTC from Kitasatospora sp. MMS16-BH015 encodes:
- a CDS encoding ricin-type beta-trefoil lectin domain protein; protein product: MKRRSRLTPVLTALVVLTTALTMALGTGPRAGAAPASPAVAAAGTAGCGKAPLASGAHTLTSSGQTRSYILRVPAGYDQNRAYRLVFGLHWRGGTASDVDSGGTDGYNWSYYGLRKLADADNNGTVFVAPQGFDNGWANSGGQDVTFIDDLTRQLEGGLCIDTTQLFSAGFSYGGAMSYELACARPTVFRAVAVYSGANLSGCDGGTQSIAYMGLHGLRDDVLPISLGRSLRDQFVRNNGCTPQSPPEPASGSLTHTVTAYSGCKSGYPVVWAAFDGAGHDPGPIDGCTCDGWHTWTSGEVWKFFGQFGSGTTPPPPAGRQIVGQASGRCADVPNSSQTNGTQAQLWDCNGQTNQRWTATASKQLTVYGTKCLDASGKGTVDGTPVVIWDCNGGTNQQWNLNADGSIRGVQSGLCLDATGTGTANGTQLQLWACSGAGNQKWTLRS
- a CDS encoding alpha-L-arabinofuranosidase B, which produces MTKPPWLRRAARALLATGSTAVLAAGLLTATAGTSQAATQAPCDIYAAGNTPCVAAHSTTRALYAAYNGPLYQVMRASDGATKDIGLLSTGGYADAAQQDAFCAATSCVITVLYDQSGKGNHLTQAPKGAFSGPAAGGNDNLANAVEAPVTVGGHKAYGVYVAPGTGYRNNHTNGIATGDQPEGMYAILDGTHFNGGCCFDYGNAETSSTDTGNGHMEAIYFGNSKVWGYGSGNGPWVMADLENGLFSGANTRFNAGDPSIGDRFVTAAVKGGPGQWAIRSGNAQSGGLATDYSGVRPNASGYNPMHKEGAIILGIGGDNSNGSAGTFYEGVMTSGYPSDATENAVQANITAAGYAGGSTGTGSLTPGSRVSLQATTAPCCTGDYLRHDDADDKVVISPISAASSATDKADASWIVRAGLANSSCLTFESANQPGRFLRHYNFQLHLQADDGGGNFAQDATFCTAPGNSGTGTSFQSANYPTKYLRHYNYTAYIAANGGANAWDATTSWAQDTSWLTAAPWS